A genomic segment from Drosophila miranda strain MSH22 chromosome 3, D.miranda_PacBio2.1, whole genome shotgun sequence encodes:
- the LOC108159544 gene encoding uncharacterized protein LOC108159544 isoform X17, producing MGQEYTQSTGTTMFAPKFKARAPSGSGVWTPYGSASDLNHSSSAAPTPPPPPTQPVWTPQPSPSLSGRKEFRPVRFESPTLPRRYTALQQQPQQPQQQEPQTKSTTTIPPWSHTNGDPYSDYTETDCSAHFGPVAPSASVSDKIRTFERSASTSELQRPFVRRQLSDTSRPAYRPNEVIYKVKHEYMSEPETDHDRPRKMAQLGRRQYDGIGPVTNDGMPIILRSEVQEPHQHEWYKRLYQTIHKQKNGDDFVIRYKCPRARPSYKSNGYVSEPEPNYDSDYSTVRYRTQNPHRVQSVSSAVNVRNLSQDEKLYGTMPNPIKSAQNSYKNQPGRIEDYTTGHSSVSEKEKKEWWDEVMDIFNGWLRDHTRIPRIIIEFVDDFDGIGNLEQSKLSPLYTEGNLSRALAKESGYTSDSNLVFRKKELPVSSPLSPVEQRQAYKSLQAGGEPPLFGFRKPAPERPREIVEEFEFIQITPTLTKIRVSTKELKEEEDEYEPTVPSPVITQPPPPPPPPPPPPPPPPPLPAPATSHKRSNPKMFSQLSKNLPSFIPLSKKQQLQQDQAPAPMPPNRRSSCTKSTVRVSSSTKSRHEQCFQPPGGGTITLRKVASSTSTRREPISRSKSAGAVSTLLATLTATKETRHKDGGACRVTRVQQQSRLRSVSPSRRPTGRLLALRQSSRSPVAFGRSISKERSFAEEKKRLENTLPPSRTNFEASTNILRDPFLKSPQEVREAVRSYATCKAQHTRSKSLPRLRQSTVSTTTRQTMCFPKVRPQTLIDCGRSLRKVLPKNQAKNASNDSLPRSNSTFSIDSMVRQEYVPIAPPKIYVGKARPSPKSKSLVPLQSSRSEGHVPRKRQVGKPPASSNSKAKHPPVSVQSYSDTVREKTNFWNDYNAKQSVSMSMSMSLPQQTASSATEYKYCSLEPEDVYDYAGTVQDQAPSSCIEDLVWKYENKDRDRDRHAKPCQTVTDIARPQSPQPDYEKSLERRFSPTREVRVPQNQREVRSPSRRRIDSLRSSQRQDREQAIARASSLSSADDRSKRSAAAPGSLYQCGDLAHSATSLTYLERHSPSCRYRNNCERFTDLNRFYSTLERVGQLERATSSSSFHPLRKDAELLAFDEWRKVRLHERAEKELQYLVGKLQHDQRERDLHFRSKDVGEIKWRQETEQALSAKKKSVEDLRENFEQLNLFRQRHQDCQLQPVQRQWRRNTVADLASSLEHRAAMVTDATTELDRHLGNDLVSTLSKDQIKKITQQLNEIYAGNRKGAAAVDEQYVVTVEKGSKPVAGAHANTLKVRCNSNISKEQLLGPVLRKREEHQQPQTLPRPTRSQSPVVVARETRGAIAAKNAELTLTRAPDVPPRPKPSEVKGQAKTCAAPPKVEQEPAENINQKIQYFEDRQFEEPAKTIYHAREDSSPDEAEVMRLIEHNMQARQKARNTQVLTHTELSNSLTDLSGVYGERPAARVNFHLHSPPLRPPDDTAEAEAELLSFENGSPGPGDASLELYDSQSYYRSRSLSPQSQVSACSSSYLQRVYTGEVQKMRQHFEGIHRGAETEQQSNEQCSDFFGLSPLRKARSDPEFGAGSKDASGTATEAEPQKESSLAPGKQHLADDVSRMTTHKIDLRGATPSPERGRRRQRSAQDRLMPHIDVISKTAALKRELQRQPKPARSPLRSLSSSSNYIERLRMRYESPDPAESQARTISYLSTSHPDLRDVHDISPHLCADWVAHKHPQPTDQPRLRLPKALPKKPQRVVPRASSTSPPRPPKSPRHQQSCQLTSSLRDDYDDIFANQKFDPRMHRPKARYVPDGAEPTRSATGAATGGATLERLKKTMAVTFKESPNRYYDTDVNIHFKTPIRHEQKQHIPEEELATRQAEHMQKLYHEERRRKYLQELQDMNSRRHTDNFTPSQKSPIALNRYDDFPTDVTLKSLVGPKTVARALYNFQGQSSKELSFRKGDTIYIRRQIDPNWYEGEHNAMIGLLPASYVEIVSRDGARTPSKRPSEGQARAKYNFQAQSGVELSLNKGELVTLTRRVDGNWFEGKIANRKGIFPVSYVEVLTDIGAEDIAARTTTVISSQSTTNLRPNLDVLRTNINNEFNTLTQNGAQPVNGILKETRTLHKTDALHVDTSSEPLAYRALYKYRPQNSDELELLEGDLVHVLEKCDDGWFVGTSQRTGCFGTFPGNYVERA from the exons atggggCAGG AGTACACTCAGAGCACGGGCACGACGATGTTCGCACCAAAATTCAAGGCACGCGCGCCTTCAGGATCAG GCGTGTGGACACCGTACGGTTCCGCCAGCGATCTGAACCACAGCTCATCGGCGGCGCCCACGCCCCCGCCGCCGCCCACGCAGCCCGTGTGGACACCGCAGCCATCGCCGTCGTTGAGCGGCCGCAAGGAGTTCCGTCCGGTGCGCTTCGAGTCGCCCACCCTGCCACGCCGCTATACGGCACTCCAgcaacagccgcagcagccgcAACAGCAGGAGCCACAGACGAAGAGCACGACGACGATACCACCCTGGTCGCATACAAACGGAGATCCCTACTCCGACTACACCGAAACGGACTGCTCCGCCCATTTTGGCCCAGTGGCGCCATCAGCCAGCGTCTCGGACAAGATCAGAA CCTTTGAACGCTCGGCCTCCACCTCGGAGCTGCAGAGGCCGTTCGTGCGCCGCCAACTGTCGGACACTAGCCGCCCAGCCTATAGGCCCAATGAAGTCA TCTACAAAGTCAAGCACGAGTATATGAGCGAACCGGAAACGGACCACGATCGTCCGCGCAAAATGGCACAGTTAGGTCGGAGGCAGTACGATGGCATCGGTCCGGTGACCAACGATGGAATGCCCATCATACTCAGATCG GAGGTCCAGGAGCCGCATCAGCATGAGTGGTACAAGCGCCTCTATCAGACCATACACAAGCAGAAGAACGGCG ACGATTTCGTGATACGCTACAAGTGTCCCAGAG CCCGTCCGTCGTACAAGAGCAACGGTTACGTATCAGAGCCCGAACCCAACTACGACTCCGACTACTCCACGGTGAGGTACCGCACACAGAATCCGCATCGAGTGCAGTCAGTCTCCTCGGCCGTCAATGTGCGAAACCTGAGCCAGGACGAGAA GTTGTATGGTACTATGCCAAATCCCATCAAGTCGGCTCAGAATTCGTATAAAAATCAGCCAGGTCGCATCGAGGACTACACCACAGGACATTCGTCTGTGTCCGAAAAGGAGAAGAAGGAG TGGTGGGACGAAGTGATGGACATCTTTAACGGG TGGCTTAGGGATCATACGCGCATACCGCGCATTATAATAGAGTTTGTCGATGATTTCGATGGAATCGGA AATCTAGAACAATCGAAGCTATCTCCACTCTACACAGAAGGCAACTTGTCCAG AGCTCTGGCCAAGGAATCCGGCTACACCAGCGACTCCAACCTAGTCTTCCGCAAGAAGGAGCTGCCCGTCAGCAGTCCCCTCAGCCCCGTGGAGCAGCGACAGGCCTACAAGAGTCTACAGGCAGGCGGAGAACCGCCCCTTTTCGGCTTCCGCAAGCCAGCGCCCGAGAGGCCCAGAG AAATTGTGGAGGAATTCGAATTCATACAGATCACTCCGACCCTCACCAAGATACGTGTGAGCACCAAGGAGCTTAAAGAGGAAGAGGACGAGTACGAGcccactgtgcccagtccagTAATAACACAaccgccaccaccacctcctcctcccccaccaccgccgccgccaccgccgccccTGCCAGCGCCAGCAACAAGTCACAAAAGAAGCAACCCCAAGATGTTCTCGCAGCTGTCGAAGAATCTGCCCTCGTTCATTCCGCTGAGcaagaagcagcagctgcagcaggatCAGGCACCTGCCCCGATGCCACCCAACCGCAGGTCCTCCTGCACCAAGAGCACGGTGCGTGTGTCGAGCTCCACCAAGTCCCGTCACGAGCAGTGCTTCCAGCCCCCGGGCGGAGGAACCATCACCCTGAGGAAGGTCGCCTCGTCGACGAGCACTCGTCGCGAGCCCATCTCTCGGTCGAAGAGCGCGGGTGCCGTATCCACCTTGCTGGCCACCCTCACGGCCACCAAGGAGACGCGCCACAAGGACGGCGGCGCATGTCGCGTCACCCGCGTCCAGCAGCAGTCTCGTCTCCGTTCCGTGAGTCCCAGTCGCCGTCCGACGGGCCGTCTTTTGGCCCTGCGACAATCGAGTCGCAGTCCGGTGGCCTTCGGCCGGAGCATCTCCAAGGAGCGCAGCTTTGCCGAGGAGAAGAAGCGGCTGGAGAACACGCTGCCCCCCAGCCGGACCAACTTTGAGGCCAGCACCAACATCCTGCGGGACCCCTTCCTCAAGTCCCCCCAGGAGGTGCGCGAGGCGGTGCGCTCCTATGCCACCTGCAAGGCGCAGCACACGCGCAGCAAATCCCTTCCCAGGCTGCGCCAGAGCACCGTGAGCACCACCACCCGACAGACGATGTGCTTCCCCAAGGTGCGCCCCCAGACCCTCATCGACTGCGGTCGCTCTCTGCGAAAGGTGCTGCCCAAGAATCAGGCGAAGAACGCCTCCAACGACAGCCTGCCGCGCAGCAACTCCACCTTCTCCATCGACTCGATGGTGCGCCAGGAGTACGTGCCGATTGCCCCGCCCAAGATCTATGTGGGCAAGGCGAGGCCCAGCCCCAAGTCCAAGTCGCTGGTCCCGCTgcagagcagccgcagcgagggtCATGTGCCGCGCAAGCGTCAGGTAGGAAAACCACCCGCCTCCAGCAACAGCAAGGCGAAGCATCCTCCAGTGTCCGTGCAGTCGTACAGCGATACGGTGCGCGAGAAGACCAACTTCTGGAACGACTACAACGCCAAGCAGTCCGTCTCCATGTCCATGTCGATGTCCCTGCCCCAGCAGACCGCGTCCAGTGCCACGGAGTACAAGTACTGCTCCCTGGAGCCGGAGGATGTCTACGACTATGCTGGGACCGTGCAGGATCAGGCCCCAAGCAGCTGCATCGAGGATCTGGTGTGGAAGTACGAGAACAAGGATCGTGATCGCGATCGCCATGCCAAGCCATGCCAGACGGTCACGGACATTGCCCGGCCTCAGTCGCCCCAGCCGGACTACGAGAAGTCCCTGGAGCGACGTTTCTCGCCCACACGGGAGGTTCGCGTGCCCCAGAACCAGAGGGAGGTGCGCTCCCCCTCGCGTCGTCGCATCGATAGCCTGAGATCGAGCCAGCGGCAGGACAGGGAGCAGGCCATCGCGCGGGCCAGCAGCCTGAGCAGCGCCGATGATCGCAGCAAGCGGTCTGCCGCGGCTCCGGGAAGTCTCTACCAGTGCGGAGATCTCGCCCACAGCGCCACATCATTGACGTATCTGGAGCGGCACAGTCCCAGCTGCCGGTACCGCAACAACTGCGAGCGTTTTACGGATCTGAACCGATTCTACAGCACCCTGGAGCGGGTGGGCCAGCTGGAGAGGGCCACGTCCTCGAGCAGCTTCCATCCCCTGCGCAAGGATGCGGAGCTGCTGGCCTTTGACGAGTGGCGCAAGGTGCGGCTGCACGAGCGGGCCGAGAAGGAGCTGCAGTATCTGGTGGGCAAGCTGCAGCACGACCAGCGGGAGCGTGACCTGCACTTCCGCTCCAAGGACGTGGGCGAAATCAAGTGGCGTCAGGAGACGGAGCAGGCCCTCAGTGCCAAGAAGAAGTCCGTGGAGGATCTGCGCGAGAACTTTGAGCAGCTGAATCTGTTCAGGCAGCGCCATCAGGACTGCCAGCTGCAGCCGGTGCAGCGCCAATGGCGACGAAACACTGTGGCGGATCTGGCCAGCAGCCTGGAGCATCGAGCAGCGATGGTAACAGACGCCACCACTGAGTTGGACCGTCACCTGGGCAACGACCTGGTCAGCACTCTGTCCAAGGATCAGATCAAGAAGATCACCCAGCAGCTGAACGAGATCTATGCGGGCAACCGCAAGGGCGCCGCAGCCGTCGACGAGCAGTACGTGGTCAccgtggagaagggctcgaaGCCGGTCGCGGGCGCCCATGCCAACACATTGAAGGTGCGCTGCAATTCGAACATCTCCAAGGAGCAGCTGCTCGGACCGGTTCtgcgcaagcgcgaggagcatCAGCAGCCGCAGACTCTGCCACGCCCCACGCGCAGTCAGTCGCCCGTGGTGGTGGCCAGGGAGACGCGCGGGGCCATTGCGGCCAAGAATGCCGAACTCACGCTGACCAGGGCCCCCGATGTGCCGCCCCGGCCGAAGCCCAGCGAGGTCAAGGGCCAGGCCAAGACTTGTGCTGCCCCGCCGAAAGTGGAGCAGGAGCCCGCCGAGAATATCAACCAGAAGATACAGTACTTCGAGGACCGGCAGTTCGAGGAGCCGGCCAAGACCATCTACCACGCTCGCGAGGACTCCTCGCCCGACGAGGCCGAGGTGATGCGCCTCATCGAGCACAACATGCAGGCGCGCCAGAAGGCCAGAAACACTCAGGTGCTGACCCACACGGAGCTGAGCAACTCGCTGACGGATCTGAGCGGCGTTTACGGGGAGCGACCTGCAGCACGGGTAAATTTTCACTTGCACAGCCCCCCGCTGCGGCCACCCGACGAcacggcagaggcagaggcagagcttCTCAGCTTCGAGAATGGTTCGCCCGGGCCAGGAGATGCCAGCCTTGAGCTGTACGACAGCCAGTCGTACTACCGCTCGCGCAGCCTCTCGCCCCAGTCGCAGGTGTCGGCCTGCTCGAGCTCCTACCTGCAGCGGGTCTACACCGGCGAGGTGCAGAAGATGCGACAGCACTTCGAGGGCATCCACCGGGGGGCGGAGACGGAGCAGCAGTCCAACGAACAGTGCAGCGATTTTTTTGGGCTTAGCCCGCTGCGGAAGGCGCGCAGCGATCCCGAATTTGGTGCGGGATCAAAAGACGCCTCGGGCACCGCTACGGAGGCGGAGCCGCAGAAGGAATCATCGCTTGCGCCAGGAAAACAACACCTGGCAGACGACGTCAGTCGAATGACGACCCACAAGATTGACCTACGCGGGGCCACACCCTCGCCTGAACGCGGTCGAAGGCGTCAGCGCAGTGCCCAGGATCGACTCATGCCGCACATCGATGTCATCAGCAAGACGGCGGCGCTCAAACGGGAGCTCCAGCGGCAGCCCAAGCCGGCTCGGAGCCCTCTGCGCAgcctcagcagcagcagcaactacaTCGAGCGGCTGCGCATGCGCTACGAGTCGCCAGACCCCGCTGAGTCGCAAGCGCGAACAATAAGCTATCTGTCCACGTCGCATCCGGATCTGAGGGACGTGCACGACATCTCGCCCCACCTATGTGCCGACTGGGTGGCCCACAAACACCCCCAGCCCACAGACCAGCCACGGctgaggctgccaaaggctCTGCCCAAGAAGCCCCAACGGGTGGTCCCACGCGCCAGCTCCACCTCGCCGCCCCGTCCGCCCAAGTCGCCGCGTCACCAGCAGAGCTGCCAGCTGACCAGCTCCCTGCGCGACGACTATGACGACATCTTTGCCAATCAGAAATTCGATCCGAGGATGCATCGCCCCAAGGCACGCTATGTGCCCGATGGCGCTGAGCCGACGAGGAGCGCCACCGGCGCTGCTACTGGGGGTGCCACCTTGGAGCGCCTCAAGAAGACGATGGCGGTAACGTTCAAAG AATCTCCCAATCGTTATTATGACACAGACGTCAACATTCACTTCAAGACACCGATAAGGCATGAGCAGAAGCAGCACATACCGGAGGAGGAACTAGCCACACGCCAAGCGGAGCATATGCAGAAGCTGTACCACGAGGAGCGACGCCGCAAGTATCTACAGGAGCTGCAGGACATGAACTCTCGACGCCACACGGACAACTTCACGCCCTCGCAGAAGTCCCCGATCGCCCTAAACCGCTACGATGACTTCCCCACCGACGTGACGCTCAAGTCGCTGGTGGGTCCCAAAACCGTTGCCCGGGCCCTCTACAACTTCCAGGGACAGAGCTCCAA AGAGCTCTCCTTCCGCAAGGGCGACACCATCTACATAAGGCGGCAGATCGATCCCAATTGGTATGAGGGTGAGCACAATGCGATGATCGGGTTGCTGCCAGCGAGCTATGTGGAG ATTGTTAGCCGCGATGGCGCCCGCACTCCGTCCAAGCGGCCATCGGAGGGCCAGGCTCGTGCCAAATACAATTTCCAGGCCCAGTCGGGCGTAGAGCTATCTCTGAACAAGGGAGAGCTGGTCACGCTGACGCGTAGGGTGGATGGAAACTGGTTCGAGGGCAAGATCGCCAACAGGAAGGGCATATTCCCAGTGTCCTATGTGGAG GTGCTCACGGACATTGGAGCCGAGGATATCGCGGCCAGAACAACGACCGTGATCAGCAGCCAGAGCACCACAAATCTGCGGCCCAATCTGGATGTGCTGCGCACAAACATCAACAATGAGTTCAACACGCTGACCCAGAACGGAGCCCAGCCCGTGAACGGAATCCTGAAAGAAACGCGGACGCTGCACAAGACGGACGCACTCCACGTGGACACCAGCTCCGAGCCACTGGC CTATCGCGCCCTGTACAAGTACCGGCCACAGAACTCCGATGAACTGGAGCTGCTGGAGGGGGATTTGGTGCACGTGCTGGAGAAGTGCGACGACGGATGGTTCGTGGGCACCTCGCAGCGCACCGGCTGCTTTGGCACATTCCCCGGCAACTATGTGGAACGCGCCTAA